The Hymenobacter baengnokdamensis genome includes a region encoding these proteins:
- a CDS encoding TolC family protein, with translation MITQNKLHLKGNRLRAISRILAFLVIFATQALAQPAVDTLRLTLPDAEQRFVQNNLQLLAQRYNITAAQALAVQAKLIDNPTISLDQNILQQSIYRQEPDGAGQQNQVAFQVQQLFALAGRRRAAGKAAQQAAVVETFNLEDLVRNLRFQLRTTFYDVYFRQQTLRVYDTEIPQLQHTVDLYQSQYEKGNIALKEVIRLKAFLFTLQSERLGLITEQANGQADLHVLLRDSTRSAYQPVVDPNRVRDISLNAYSETQLTDTAVARRADLLARRAEVQRQELNLRLQRAVATPDLAVGYSYDRLGSYINNYNSLTLGVAVPLFNRNQGNIQAAKAQISNAQAQAAQQQLVVRRDVHEAYQVALRQDDLYQHTSRDTTPFARLIDNIEQSYTKRLISVVEYLDFYEAYKNNVIQLNTLRANRMRAFESLNLAAGRTFFRAE, from the coding sequence GTGATTACGCAGAATAAGTTACATCTAAAGGGAAATCGACTTCGCGCCATAAGTAGAATCCTTGCTTTTTTAGTAATTTTCGCTACCCAGGCCTTAGCCCAGCCCGCTGTAGACACCCTACGCCTGACGCTGCCCGATGCCGAGCAGCGCTTCGTGCAAAACAACCTGCAGCTGCTGGCCCAGCGCTACAACATCACGGCGGCGCAGGCACTGGCGGTGCAGGCAAAGCTCATTGATAACCCGACTATATCGCTGGACCAGAATATTCTGCAGCAGTCGATTTATCGGCAGGAGCCTGATGGCGCGGGCCAACAGAACCAGGTGGCATTTCAGGTGCAGCAGCTGTTTGCGCTGGCGGGCCGCCGACGCGCAGCGGGCAAAGCTGCCCAGCAGGCGGCCGTGGTCGAAACCTTCAACCTCGAAGACCTGGTGCGCAACCTGCGCTTTCAGCTGCGTACGACGTTTTACGACGTGTACTTCCGCCAGCAGACCCTGCGCGTGTACGATACCGAAATACCCCAGCTTCAGCACACTGTAGACCTTTACCAGAGCCAGTACGAGAAGGGCAACATTGCGCTCAAAGAGGTTATCCGGCTCAAGGCGTTTCTCTTTACCCTGCAAAGCGAGCGGCTGGGCCTGATAACCGAGCAGGCCAATGGCCAGGCCGACCTGCACGTGCTGCTGCGCGACTCGACCCGCTCGGCTTACCAGCCGGTGGTTGACCCCAACCGCGTGCGCGACATCTCGCTGAATGCCTACTCCGAAACGCAGCTGACCGACACGGCCGTAGCTCGCCGCGCCGACCTGCTGGCCCGCCGGGCCGAGGTGCAGCGCCAGGAGCTGAATCTGCGCCTGCAGCGGGCCGTGGCCACGCCCGACCTCGCCGTTGGCTACAGCTACGACCGTCTGGGCTCCTATATCAATAATTATAACTCCCTGACCCTGGGAGTTGCGGTGCCCTTGTTTAACCGTAACCAGGGTAATATTCAGGCCGCTAAAGCCCAGATAAGCAACGCCCAGGCCCAGGCCGCCCAGCAGCAGCTGGTGGTGCGCCGCGATGTGCACGAGGCCTACCAGGTAGCCCTGCGCCAGGACGACCTCTACCAGCACACCAGCCGCGATACGACGCCCTTTGCGCGCCTCATCGACAACATCGAGCAGAGCTATACCAAGCGCCTTATCAGCGTAGTAGAGTATCTGGATTTTTACGAAGCATACAAAAACAACGTTATTCAGCTCAATACGCTGCGCGCCAACCGGATGCGGGCCTTTGAGAGCCTCAATCTTGCCGCCGGGCGCACGTTCTTCCGCGCCGAATAA
- a CDS encoding efflux RND transporter periplasmic adaptor subunit: MNRAAYFLLLTLGLGACSKSESTTKEEPKTAKKFSLSDQTLKELAFDTVRLEPMRSEQSFSGQVKTNGDKTAKVFPLVGGIVEKLNVELGDHVTKGQVLAVVRSGEIADVQNQNSTAGTDLAIAQKNLSVAEDQFKAGLAAERDVVLAREELRKAQSNLGKTNKQLGIYGVSRDGHYTIKAPISGFITDKNVTQGMQYTNANTDADGFFTIADLDQVWVLANVFESDIANVKLGYQADITTLSYPDKHFHGVVDKVFNVLDPDSKALKVRIRLPNPGYLLKPEMYAQVHILNTENQKALAVPTNAVIFDKDQHFVLVYKSRTEVDTRPVKVVKTVGDVSYVSGNLKAGDIIVTKNQLLVYDELND, encoded by the coding sequence ATGAATCGCGCTGCTTATTTTCTGTTGCTGACCCTGGGCCTGGGGGCCTGCTCCAAGTCGGAATCTACGACGAAAGAGGAACCAAAAACCGCCAAGAAATTCTCGCTTTCTGACCAGACCCTTAAGGAGCTGGCCTTCGATACTGTGCGCCTGGAGCCCATGCGCAGCGAGCAGTCGTTTTCGGGCCAGGTGAAAACCAATGGCGACAAAACTGCCAAAGTATTCCCGCTGGTAGGCGGAATAGTCGAAAAGCTTAATGTAGAGCTGGGCGACCACGTTACCAAGGGCCAGGTGCTGGCCGTGGTGCGCTCGGGCGAGATTGCCGACGTGCAGAACCAGAACAGTACGGCCGGCACCGACCTGGCGATTGCCCAGAAAAACCTGTCGGTAGCCGAAGACCAGTTTAAAGCTGGTCTGGCGGCTGAGCGCGACGTGGTGCTGGCCCGCGAAGAGCTGCGCAAAGCGCAGAGCAACCTCGGCAAAACCAACAAGCAGCTGGGTATCTATGGGGTGTCGCGCGATGGGCATTACACTATTAAAGCCCCGATTTCGGGCTTTATCACGGATAAAAACGTGACCCAGGGCATGCAGTACACCAATGCCAACACTGACGCCGACGGCTTTTTTACCATCGCCGACCTCGACCAGGTATGGGTGCTGGCCAACGTGTTTGAGTCGGACATCGCCAACGTGAAGCTGGGCTACCAGGCCGACATTACCACGCTCTCGTACCCCGACAAGCACTTTCACGGCGTGGTGGATAAGGTGTTCAACGTGCTTGACCCCGACAGCAAGGCCCTGAAGGTGCGCATTCGGCTGCCCAACCCCGGCTACCTGCTCAAGCCCGAGATGTACGCCCAGGTGCACATTCTCAATACCGAAAACCAAAAGGCATTGGCCGTGCCGACCAACGCGGTGATTTTCGACAAAGACCAGCATTTTGTGCTGGTGTATAAAAGCCGGACGGAGGTCGATACCCGCCCGGTGAAAGTGGTGAAGACGGTGGGCGACGTGAGCTACGTGAGCGGCAATCTTAAGGCCGGCGACATTATCGTTACCAAAAACCAACTGCTCGTGTACGACGAGCTGAATGACTAA
- a CDS encoding alpha/beta hydrolase, translating into MLGIVVLLNVVVALHAWRFTHFTTTPGPRTRNPEKLPTAEKIKLILTGLQNPKPVNLAPPDFPYQNVTLHSPNGRLGAWYSGVPAARGTVVLCHGYTSDKSRLRPEAAYFRQLGYSVLLLDFSGNGTSEGYQTTIGYREADDVAAAFRWAQARQPGAPVVLYGVSMGAVAILRAEAALRLRPTANIIECPYGSMLQTAKNRFVSMHLPPFPLANLLVFWGSVENGYWAFGLNAGEYARHVATPTLLLWGTADPRVTRAETDTIFAHLAGPKQRVDFIGSGHEPYWPKHPGQWRGVISRFLRTEINN; encoded by the coding sequence TTGCTAGGTATAGTCGTACTGCTCAACGTGGTGGTGGCCCTCCATGCCTGGCGCTTTACGCACTTTACGACCACTCCGGGGCCGCGCACCCGCAACCCGGAAAAGCTGCCTACGGCGGAAAAAATCAAGCTTATTCTTACCGGGCTGCAAAATCCGAAGCCCGTCAACCTCGCGCCACCGGATTTTCCTTACCAGAACGTGACGCTGCACAGCCCCAACGGCCGGCTCGGTGCCTGGTATAGCGGTGTGCCAGCAGCGCGTGGCACGGTAGTGCTTTGCCACGGCTACACCAGCGATAAGTCGCGCCTGCGGCCCGAGGCGGCTTATTTTCGGCAGCTCGGCTACTCGGTGCTGCTGCTCGACTTTAGCGGCAATGGCACCTCCGAGGGCTACCAAACCACCATTGGCTACCGCGAAGCCGACGATGTAGCGGCCGCTTTTCGCTGGGCGCAGGCCCGGCAGCCGGGGGCGCCCGTGGTGCTTTACGGCGTAAGCATGGGTGCGGTAGCCATTCTGCGAGCTGAGGCCGCGCTGAGGCTGCGGCCCACGGCCAACATTATCGAGTGCCCCTACGGCAGCATGCTGCAAACGGCTAAAAACCGTTTTGTGTCGATGCACCTGCCGCCCTTTCCACTGGCTAACCTATTGGTTTTCTGGGGCAGCGTGGAGAATGGCTATTGGGCATTCGGCCTGAACGCGGGCGAGTACGCCCGGCACGTCGCCACTCCTACCCTGCTGCTGTGGGGCACCGCCGACCCACGCGTGACCCGCGCCGAAACGGACACCATATTCGCCCACCTGGCCGGCCCCAAGCAGCGCGTCGATTTTATTGGCTCGGGCCACGAGCCGTACTGGCCCAAGCATCCAGGGCAGTGGCGGGGCGTGATAAGCCGGTTTTTGCGCACGGAAATCAACAACTAA
- a CDS encoding efflux RND transporter periplasmic adaptor subunit produces the protein MPFRLLITAVLAAPILSLPACSEKKAELPTNSKDTESTYRTDTVMTRNLADDLRFTGKVSYDQRRVDQVFPVVSGNVLDVSATLGAHVQQGQALARVQSADVSGYLNDFNAAKSDFALAQRNANNTEQLYKTNFASQSDLIAAREGLVKAQSALNRTQQILKLYGASSNGTAKPIYEVKAPVSGFVVARNVNPNMQLRPDNSTPLFIISDLSRVWILFNIYETDISALRIGQQVDITALAYPDKKFSGTITNISNVVDADTRVLQARVELPNPGGLLKPDMFCTVSLHLENSGKNLALNPKSVIFSKDKYFVVKQTAPGKYAVVPVNVVRSTPEYTYVTGSLKNGDQVVTEGSLLLFNDLTD, from the coding sequence ATGCCCTTTCGCTTGCTTATCACGGCTGTGCTGGCAGCGCCAATACTAAGCCTGCCCGCCTGCAGCGAGAAAAAAGCTGAGCTTCCTACTAATAGCAAGGACACGGAGTCGACTTATCGGACTGATACAGTAATGACGCGTAACCTGGCCGATGACCTGCGCTTTACTGGTAAAGTAAGCTATGACCAGCGCCGCGTCGACCAGGTATTTCCGGTGGTGAGCGGTAATGTACTCGACGTATCGGCTACGCTGGGTGCGCATGTGCAGCAGGGGCAGGCCCTGGCCCGCGTGCAAAGTGCCGACGTGAGCGGTTACCTCAACGACTTTAATGCCGCCAAGAGCGATTTTGCGCTGGCCCAGCGTAATGCCAACAACACCGAGCAGCTTTATAAAACCAACTTCGCTTCGCAGTCAGATTTGATTGCCGCCCGCGAAGGCCTGGTTAAAGCCCAGTCGGCCCTGAACCGTACCCAGCAGATTCTGAAGCTTTATGGCGCTAGCAGCAATGGCACTGCCAAACCAATCTACGAAGTAAAAGCCCCGGTTAGCGGGTTTGTTGTGGCCCGCAATGTGAACCCTAACATGCAGTTGCGGCCCGACAACTCGACGCCCCTTTTTATTATCTCGGACCTGAGCAGGGTCTGGATTCTATTCAATATCTACGAAACTGATATTTCGGCCTTGCGCATTGGCCAGCAGGTTGATATTACGGCGCTGGCTTATCCCGACAAAAAATTCTCGGGTACCATCACCAACATCTCGAACGTAGTTGATGCTGATACGCGGGTGCTGCAAGCCCGGGTAGAATTGCCCAACCCAGGGGGACTTCTCAAGCCTGATATGTTCTGCACCGTGAGCCTGCACCTTGAAAATTCGGGTAAGAATCTGGCGCTTAATCCTAAATCGGTGATTTTCAGCAAGGATAAGTACTTCGTAGTAAAGCAGACTGCGCCTGGCAAATACGCAGTTGTGCCGGTTAATGTGGTGCGCTCAACTCCGGAATATACCTATGTAACGGGAAGCCTTAAGAATGGTGACCAGGTGGTTACGGAAGGTAGCCTGCTACTATTCAACGATTTGACGGATTAG
- a CDS encoding efflux RND transporter permease subunit gives MNKFIKGLIGFSLKHPYVIFFITALVVVAGAVSFYYTPVEAYPDVTNTEVVIITQWPGRSAEEVERFISIPIETEMNSISRKTVIRSINLFGLSFIKIVFEDGADNFNARMEAAQKLANVNLPDGVTAGVQPPTGPTGEIYRFTLVSKTKTATELKTLEDWVIEKNLKAVPGVGDVVSFGGKVKTYEVAVTPPLLTKYGLTALDVFQALQRANVNVGGDIVREGQQAFVVRGIGIVKNVADIEKIIIKNVNGVPVLVRNIGTVHTSNLPQLGIVGRDDHDDVVEGIVLMRKGENPGAVLPLLEAKVDYLNTTVLPGDVRLKVFYDRTELNEHTLHTVGENVAMGITLVTIILLIFLADWRTTITVAMVIPLALLFAFILMRWKGMTANLLSIGAIDFGIIIDGAVVMVEGLFVMLAHWAEHEGMEEFNKRAKLSKILHTGTEMGKSIFTSKLIIVTALIPIFSFQKVEGKLFSPLAFTLGFALLGALLLALTLVPVLSSILLKKNVRERHNPLIEFLNRNYAPLLDKVMGNPRTAMLTALLALIAGIGAFHFVGTEFLPHLNEGSIYVRASMPLSISLEDSYHFTKQFRQDFEQYPEVRGVISQTGRPNDGTDATGFFNQEFFVDLYPAEQWKRKITKDELIVEMQKKLSHYRGVDFNFSQPISDNVEEAVSGVKGSMAVKITGDDLNFLDKKADEVYAQLKKVKGVEDLGIFRNLGQPELHITLDPDKMAQFGVSAADANAVIEMAIGGKAVSQVFEGERKFDLRLRYDIPYRSTPDQIGDLTVPNLSGGKIKLQEIAKIENVSGPAFIYRENNSRFIAIKFSVRGRDLGSTIAEAQKLVAANVKLPKGYATGWNGEFENQERAQRQLSIVVPISILAIFFILFISFGNVLDSVLVLLNVPFALIGGIAALLLTGVNFSISAGVGFIALFGVATQDGVILVNKFRQNMREGMPLVQAIKDGARSRLRPVMMTALMASLGLLPAALSHGIGSETQKPLAIVVIGGLITATLLSLLILPAVYEWVYSSKQERERHK, from the coding sequence ATGAACAAATTCATAAAAGGCCTCATCGGTTTCTCGCTGAAGCATCCCTATGTCATTTTCTTTATCACGGCACTAGTGGTTGTGGCAGGGGCAGTGAGTTTCTACTATACTCCGGTAGAGGCTTACCCCGATGTAACAAACACGGAAGTGGTAATTATTACGCAGTGGCCTGGCCGCTCGGCCGAAGAAGTAGAGCGCTTCATCTCCATTCCGATTGAGACGGAGATGAACTCGATAAGCCGCAAAACGGTCATTCGCTCCATTAACCTGTTTGGCCTTTCCTTCATCAAGATTGTGTTTGAGGACGGGGCTGATAACTTCAACGCCCGCATGGAAGCCGCTCAAAAGCTGGCTAACGTGAACCTGCCCGATGGCGTGACCGCTGGCGTGCAGCCACCTACCGGCCCGACCGGGGAAATCTACCGTTTCACCCTCGTCTCCAAAACAAAAACGGCTACTGAGCTTAAAACCCTGGAGGATTGGGTAATTGAAAAAAACCTCAAGGCGGTGCCGGGAGTAGGCGACGTCGTTAGCTTCGGCGGTAAGGTAAAAACGTACGAGGTAGCCGTAACGCCTCCGCTGCTAACCAAATATGGCTTGACGGCCCTCGACGTATTTCAGGCTTTGCAGCGCGCCAACGTGAACGTGGGCGGCGACATTGTGCGGGAAGGCCAGCAGGCGTTTGTGGTGCGCGGTATTGGCATTGTAAAAAATGTGGCCGATATCGAGAAGATTATCATTAAAAATGTGAACGGTGTGCCAGTGCTGGTTCGCAATATCGGCACCGTACACACCTCTAACCTGCCGCAGCTTGGCATAGTGGGCCGCGACGACCACGACGATGTAGTGGAAGGTATCGTGCTCATGCGCAAGGGTGAAAACCCGGGGGCCGTGCTGCCCCTGCTCGAAGCCAAGGTAGACTACCTGAATACCACAGTGCTGCCCGGTGATGTACGCCTCAAGGTATTCTACGACCGCACCGAGCTTAACGAACATACCCTGCACACAGTAGGGGAGAACGTGGCAATGGGCATTACGCTGGTAACCATTATTCTGCTGATTTTTCTGGCCGACTGGCGCACCACGATAACCGTTGCAATGGTTATTCCGCTGGCCCTGCTCTTTGCCTTTATCCTGATGCGCTGGAAAGGCATGACGGCCAATCTGCTCAGCATCGGGGCTATCGACTTCGGCATCATCATCGACGGGGCCGTGGTAATGGTGGAAGGGCTCTTTGTAATGCTGGCTCACTGGGCCGAGCACGAAGGCATGGAGGAGTTCAACAAGCGCGCGAAGCTGAGCAAAATTCTGCACACGGGTACGGAGATGGGTAAGTCCATCTTCACGTCCAAGCTCATTATTGTAACGGCTCTGATTCCCATCTTCTCGTTTCAGAAAGTAGAGGGAAAACTGTTTTCCCCGTTGGCCTTTACCCTCGGGTTTGCGCTGCTGGGCGCCTTGCTGCTGGCCCTTACGCTGGTGCCGGTGCTGTCGTCCATCCTGCTGAAGAAGAATGTGCGCGAGCGGCATAATCCGCTCATCGAGTTTCTCAACCGCAACTATGCGCCTCTGCTCGATAAGGTAATGGGCAACCCCCGCACGGCAATGCTTACCGCACTGCTGGCCCTTATTGCCGGCATTGGCGCTTTTCACTTCGTCGGAACGGAGTTTTTGCCCCACCTGAACGAGGGCAGCATCTACGTGCGGGCCTCGATGCCGCTGAGCATCAGCCTGGAAGATTCCTACCATTTTACCAAGCAGTTTCGGCAGGATTTTGAGCAGTACCCGGAGGTACGGGGCGTGATTTCGCAGACCGGCCGTCCCAATGATGGTACCGATGCCACGGGCTTCTTCAACCAGGAGTTCTTTGTCGATTTGTACCCGGCCGAGCAGTGGAAGCGTAAGATTACCAAGGATGAGCTAATTGTAGAGATGCAAAAAAAGCTTAGTCACTACCGCGGGGTTGACTTCAACTTTTCCCAGCCGATTTCCGACAACGTGGAGGAAGCCGTATCGGGCGTAAAGGGGTCGATGGCCGTGAAGATTACGGGCGATGACCTTAATTTCCTGGATAAAAAAGCCGATGAAGTATATGCGCAGCTAAAGAAGGTAAAAGGGGTTGAAGACCTCGGTATCTTCCGAAATCTTGGCCAGCCCGAACTGCACATTACCCTCGACCCGGATAAGATGGCGCAGTTTGGCGTGAGCGCTGCCGACGCCAACGCGGTTATTGAAATGGCAATCGGCGGCAAGGCCGTGAGCCAGGTGTTTGAGGGTGAGCGCAAATTTGACCTGCGCCTGCGCTACGATATCCCGTATCGTTCAACCCCCGACCAGATTGGCGACCTCACAGTGCCAAATCTGAGCGGCGGTAAAATCAAGCTTCAGGAAATTGCGAAGATTGAAAACGTATCGGGTCCGGCCTTTATCTATCGGGAGAATAATTCCCGCTTTATCGCTATCAAGTTCTCGGTGCGGGGCCGCGACCTGGGCTCGACTATTGCGGAAGCTCAAAAGCTGGTGGCGGCCAACGTGAAGCTGCCCAAAGGCTACGCAACGGGATGGAACGGCGAGTTTGAAAACCAGGAGCGTGCCCAGCGTCAGCTTTCCATCGTGGTGCCTATCAGCATCCTTGCTATCTTCTTTATTCTGTTTATCTCCTTTGGCAACGTGCTTGATTCGGTGCTGGTGCTGCTCAACGTGCCCTTTGCCCTCATTGGGGGTATCGCGGCGCTACTGCTAACGGGCGTTAACTTTTCTATCTCGGCCGGCGTGGGCTTTATCGCACTCTTCGGGGTAGCCACGCAGGATGGGGTAATTCTGGTCAATAAATTCCGCCAGAATATGCGCGAGGGTATGCCCCTGGTGCAGGCCATTAAAGATGGGGCCCGGTCACGACTGCGCCCGGTAATGATGACGGCACTCATGGCTTCGCTCGGGCTCTTACCAGCTGCCCTCAGCCACGGCATCGGCTCTGAAACCCAGAAGCCGCTGGCTATCGTGGTTATTGGCGGCCTGATAACCGCGACGCTGTTGTCGCTGCTTATTTTGCCGGCGGTTTACGAGTGGGTATATAGCAGCAAGCAGGAGCGGGAGCGACATAAATAA
- a CDS encoding efflux RND transporter permease subunit, whose amino-acid sequence MNKFIQGIIAFSLKNKGFIFLLTLAAIIAGVVSYRNTPIEAFPDVTNTEITIITQWPGRSAEEIEKFVTAPIEIALNPVQKKTSVRSTTLFGLSVVKVIFDDGVDDAFARVQVNNLLAGADLPEGAAPEVQPPYGPTGEIFRYTLASNDKSTRELKTIQDWVVERNLKAVPGVADVNSFGGEVKSYEISVDPSKLQDFGLTPLDLYTAVQRSNINVGGDVINEGQQNYVVRGIGLLNNISDINNTVIKNVNGAPILVKDVAQVAEAALPRLGRVGRGLNDDMVEGIVVMRKGENPSEVIKLLQAKVELLNDKILPPDVKISTFYNRQNLIDFSTETVIHNLTEGMIFVTVIVFLFMADWRTTVIVSIIIPLALLFAFICLRLKGMSANLLSMGAIDFGIIIDGAVVMVEGLFVALDHKAHEVGMERFNKLAKLGIIKKTGRDMGKSIFFAKAIIITALLPIFSFEKVEGKVFSPLAWTLGFALLGALIFTLTLVPVLASILLRKNVREKDNFFVRAISKGAKNVFDFTYIHKTASLLAAAAAVVVGIGMYQFLGTEFLPELNEGSIYVRAQLPLSISLDASNKLCNEMRRVFISFPEVSDVVSQTGRPNDGTDPTGFYNNEFLVQIKHTDEVQKNMKHKAYREALIERMQEKLNRFPGVDFNFSQPITDNVEEAASGVKGSIAVKIYGTDLKLMEGKARQVYEILQKVDGIDDLGLLRNIGQPELHADLDERRMASYGVSKSDANAVLEMAVGGKQASQMYEGERKFPIRVRYEPQFRESPAQISSLMVPTQAGKTVPLNEIADIRQVTGPSLIYRDDNTRFSAVKFSVRGRDLGSAIAEAQEKVNKVVVLPKGYSMKWTGDFENQRRASQRLAQVVPISLALIFFILFILFGNLKDAGLVLLNVPFALIGGIAMLLITHTNFSISAGIGFIALFGICIQNGVILISVFKQNMLNKMSLDRSLSEGVASRVRPVVMTALMAIIGLMPAALSTGIGSETSKPLAIVVIGGLLTGTVLTLFIFPLIFERTYRASHTHYADDRTTGRELAAH is encoded by the coding sequence ATGAATAAGTTTATTCAAGGCATTATTGCCTTTTCGCTCAAGAACAAGGGCTTTATTTTCCTGCTCACGCTGGCGGCAATTATTGCCGGTGTAGTGAGCTACCGGAATACGCCCATCGAGGCCTTTCCGGACGTAACGAACACCGAAATCACCATCATTACGCAGTGGCCCGGCCGCTCGGCCGAGGAGATTGAGAAGTTTGTGACCGCGCCCATTGAAATCGCGCTCAACCCCGTGCAGAAGAAAACCAGCGTGCGCTCGACCACGCTCTTTGGCCTGTCGGTGGTGAAGGTGATTTTCGATGATGGCGTAGACGACGCCTTTGCCCGCGTGCAGGTCAACAACCTGCTGGCCGGGGCCGACCTGCCCGAAGGCGCGGCGCCCGAGGTGCAGCCGCCCTACGGCCCGACGGGGGAGATTTTTCGCTACACGCTGGCATCTAACGATAAATCGACCCGCGAGCTGAAAACCATTCAGGACTGGGTAGTAGAGCGTAACCTGAAGGCCGTGCCCGGCGTGGCCGACGTGAACAGCTTCGGCGGCGAGGTAAAGAGCTACGAGATATCGGTAGACCCCAGCAAGCTGCAGGATTTTGGCCTCACGCCGCTCGACCTCTACACGGCCGTGCAGCGCTCCAACATCAACGTGGGCGGCGACGTGATAAATGAAGGCCAGCAGAACTACGTGGTGCGCGGCATTGGCCTGCTGAACAACATCTCGGACATCAACAACACGGTCATCAAAAACGTGAACGGCGCGCCGATTCTGGTGAAAGACGTGGCGCAGGTAGCCGAAGCGGCCCTGCCCCGCCTGGGCCGCGTGGGCCGGGGCCTGAACGACGACATGGTGGAAGGCATTGTGGTAATGCGCAAAGGCGAAAACCCGTCGGAAGTTATCAAGCTGCTGCAAGCCAAGGTAGAACTGCTGAACGACAAGATTCTGCCGCCCGACGTGAAAATCAGCACGTTCTACAATCGCCAGAACCTGATTGACTTCTCGACCGAAACCGTTATTCATAACCTCACCGAGGGCATGATTTTCGTGACGGTAATTGTGTTCCTGTTCATGGCCGACTGGCGCACCACGGTCATTGTGAGCATTATCATTCCGCTGGCGCTGCTGTTTGCCTTCATCTGCCTGCGCCTCAAAGGTATGAGTGCCAACCTGCTCAGCATGGGCGCTATCGACTTCGGTATCATCATCGACGGGGCCGTGGTAATGGTGGAAGGGCTCTTTGTGGCGCTCGACCACAAAGCCCACGAGGTGGGCATGGAGCGCTTCAACAAGCTCGCCAAGCTGGGCATCATCAAGAAAACCGGCCGCGATATGGGTAAATCCATCTTCTTTGCCAAGGCCATCATTATCACCGCATTGCTGCCGATTTTCTCGTTTGAGAAAGTGGAGGGCAAAGTGTTTTCGCCGCTGGCCTGGACGCTGGGCTTCGCGCTGCTCGGCGCGCTGATTTTTACTCTGACGCTGGTGCCGGTGCTGGCCTCCATTCTGCTGCGCAAGAACGTGCGGGAGAAAGACAACTTCTTCGTGCGGGCCATCAGCAAGGGCGCGAAGAACGTATTTGATTTTACATATATTCATAAAACCGCTAGTCTGCTGGCGGCGGCGGCGGCCGTGGTGGTGGGCATCGGCATGTACCAGTTTTTGGGCACCGAGTTTTTGCCCGAGCTAAATGAGGGCTCCATCTACGTGCGGGCGCAGCTGCCGCTGAGTATCTCGCTCGATGCGTCGAACAAGCTTTGCAACGAGATGCGGCGCGTATTCATCAGCTTTCCCGAAGTGAGCGACGTAGTAAGCCAGACCGGCCGCCCCAACGATGGTACCGACCCCACGGGCTTCTACAACAACGAGTTTCTGGTGCAGATAAAGCACACCGATGAGGTACAGAAGAACATGAAGCATAAAGCTTACCGGGAGGCGCTTATCGAGCGGATGCAGGAAAAGCTAAACCGTTTTCCGGGCGTCGACTTCAACTTCTCGCAGCCCATCACCGACAACGTGGAGGAAGCGGCTTCGGGCGTGAAGGGAAGTATAGCAGTTAAAATATATGGCACTGACCTCAAGCTGATGGAAGGCAAAGCCCGCCAGGTATATGAGATACTGCAAAAGGTGGATGGCATCGACGACCTGGGTCTGCTGCGCAACATCGGCCAGCCCGAGCTACACGCCGACCTCGACGAGCGTCGCATGGCCAGCTACGGTGTCAGTAAAAGCGACGCCAACGCCGTGCTCGAAATGGCGGTGGGCGGCAAGCAGGCCAGCCAGATGTACGAAGGCGAGCGCAAATTCCCGATTCGGGTGCGCTACGAGCCGCAGTTCCGCGAAAGCCCGGCCCAGATTTCGTCGCTCATGGTGCCCACGCAAGCGGGCAAAACTGTGCCCCTCAACGAAATAGCCGACATCAGGCAGGTAACCGGCCCCAGCCTGATTTACCGCGACGACAACACCCGCTTCTCGGCTGTGAAATTTTCGGTGCGGGGCCGCGACCTGGGCTCAGCCATTGCGGAGGCGCAGGAAAAGGTGAACAAAGTAGTGGTGCTGCCCAAAGGCTACTCTATGAAATGGACCGGCGACTTCGAGAACCAGCGCCGGGCCTCGCAGCGGCTGGCGCAGGTGGTGCCCATCTCGCTGGCGCTCATTTTCTTCATTCTGTTTATTCTCTTTGGCAACCTCAAAGATGCCGGGCTGGTGCTGCTCAACGTGCCGTTTGCCCTCATCGGCGGCATTGCCATGCTGCTCATTACGCACACCAACTTCTCGATTTCGGCTGGTATCGGCTTCATTGCCCTGTTTGGTATCTGTATTCAGAACGGCGTTATTCTTATCAGCGTCTTTAAGCAGAACATGCTCAATAAGATGAGCCTCGACCGTAGCTTGTCGGAAGGCGTGGCCTCGCGCGTGCGGCCGGTCGTGATGACGGCCCTGATGGCTATCATCGGCCTCATGCCGGCGGCCCTCAGCACCGGCATCGGCTCCGAAACCTCTAAGCCTCTGGCTATTGTGGTTATCGGCGGCCTGCTCACGGGTACTGTCCTCACGCTGTTCATCTTCCCGCTGATATTCGAGCGCACGTACCGCGCCTCGCACACGCACTACGCCGACGACCGGACTACCGGCCGCGAGCTGGCCGCGCATTAG